The following nucleotide sequence is from Vitis vinifera cultivar Pinot Noir 40024 chromosome 14, ASM3070453v1.
gtctaaaatttatatgatttctTATGTATTCGGAGAGGGAGTGACTTGCTTTTTTCACATTGCCAAGAAACGAAATAACCATGTCGTAAGTATTGCCGCGCACAGAGTACTCTTAACAGGGCACCCCATGAGCATGAAGCACATACTCGGTACGTAGAACTTAACAGTGGTAAAGGCTATATAGAGCCAATTGATTCACGGTAAAATCACTTCGTACTATGTTAATTCCCTATTCTGAACAGGTTTATTATGCAGGGAAAGAACTCGTAAACGAAGAAACGAGTCAAGTTATTCGGGATTACAAACGTACCAACCTACTTTACAAGCCAATATTTCAATGGTAGTGGCCCCGGCAGGCCCTCGGATATTGTGCCATGGGCCGGACGATTTGACCCTTGGAGGAAGGATCCATTTTGAATGAGATGGaataaatatatgatcaacAATGTTAAACTTGTCGTTGTTGGACCAACTCTTGTACTAGCCCAATCAAATCCCTTGAAGAGGTGCCACCGGGTAGCACTGCACCCAAAGCCTCGTCTCTCAGTTCCTTGGCCCTCCTCTTCTGGGGAAAGTCCTCACTCATGGCCTTAGCAATTGTCCTACCCACCTCAGCCGAGTCAGGCACGGTCTCGTCGCCTTCGCACACTCGCACCGCAGCTCCCAAGTGGTCCACCAAGAGCATCGCGTTCACGTACTGATCAGCCTCCATGGGCCACCCCAGAATCATGGCTCCACACACCAAGGCTTCCATCAGAGAGTTCCATCCGCAGTGACTCAGGAACCCACCCACTGCTCTGTGACTCAGTATCGACACCTGGGGGGCCCATCCCTTTATAACCTTTCCCCTCTCACCCACTCGCTCCTCAAACCCATCCGGCGGCAAACTACCCGCTTTCATCACCCATATGAATCGACCTCCGCTCCCTTCCAGCCCAGATGCTAGAGCCGCTACTTGATTGGGTTTCAGCAGTTTTTGACTCCCGAAGCAGACGTACACAACCGTCCCATCTGGGCAACCATCGAGCCAACCTAGCACAGCATCAGTAGCAGCCGAATCCGGATTCGAATTTCCACGATTCAGGGATCCAGACCCGCCTGGCAAAACAAGCGGCCCGACACTCCAGACCCGGTGGTGACCCATTTGGCTCCTCAAATGTTCCACATACTCGCGTTCCAACGCACCAAACGTGTTAAACACACGCCCCCAACTCAAGGTATTGGCAGTCATACAATCCCTCACGAACCGCCACTCGGGATCGGATCCTCTGTAATGACGGAAGACAGAAGGGAGATGGTCGGCACTGAAGGATGGCGCTTTGGGAAGATGAGGAAAGGAAACCACAGGCGAAGAGAGGAGTGCATCCGCGTTGAGCCATAGGTGGTCAGAGACACAGGCGAGAAAAGCGCCG
It contains:
- the LOC100261629 gene encoding UDP-glycosyltransferase 89A2, translated to MVNCLKVCNGVAINVRTWRGNRWNKESITPESRAMSGCEQTPIHILAFPYPAQGHMLPLLDLAHQLLLTNLNLTLTLVVTPKNLPFLNPLLSAHPTCIETLVLEFPLHPSLPPGVENVKDIGNLGNVPIINALAKLHSPILHWFNSHASPPVAIISDFFLGWTHHLAHQLRIPRITFYSSGAFLACVSDHLWLNADALLSSPVVSFPHLPKAPSFSADHLPSVFRHYRGSDPEWRFVRDCMTANTLSWGRVFNTFGALEREYVEHLRSQMGHHRVWSVGPLVLPGGSGSLNRGNSNPDSAATDAVLGWLDGCPDGTVVYVCFGSQKLLKPNQVAALASGLEGSGGRFIWVMKAGSLPPDGFEERVGERGKVIKGWAPQVSILSHRAVGGFLSHCGWNSLMEALVCGAMILGWPMEADQYVNAMLLVDHLGAAVRVCEGDETVPDSAEVGRTIAKAMSEDFPQKRRAKELRDEALGAVLPGGTSSRDLIGLVQELVQQRQV